The Lachnospiraceae bacterium KM106-2 nucleotide sequence CTGCCATTGCTCCACATAACTCGCCCATATCATAACGACGTAATTTAGATCGATTACCGCCACATCCGTATACACATACGATTCGTTTCGGATTATAAGCTTTGATCGTAGTCAATAAACTCTCAACACTCATCGCATTATGCGCATAATCGATCATGATCGTAAAATGATCTGATACCGGAACGATCTCCACACGTCCTCTAACTTGAATCTTTGATAATGCATCAACCATGTAATCTTCATCAATTCCAAGATTCTTACATACCATTAAAGCAACTAATGAATTGTAAACGCTAAATTTACCCGGAATACTAGTTACAATATGACGATCCATAAATCCGGTAACATCAAATGCAACACCTAACATACCTGGTTTACGAACTAATTCTAAGTGATCTGCTTTTAATGAAGCGTCTTCATGGAATCCAAATGTCTGAATCTCACAAGTATGTCCTTTGATCGCACCTTCAAATGCTTCATCATCACGATTGATGATACCAACCTTACATTGTCTAAACAGTAAGCTCTTACAGTAAAGATATTCTTCCATGCTTGCATGCTCATTTGGTCCAATATGATCTGCTGAGAAGTTTGTAAATACACCGATATCAAATGTAAATCCAGCAACACGATCCATTTTCAATCCCTGAGAACTAACTTCCATAACACAGTATTCACATCCAGCTTCCACCATTTCAGAGAAAAGGCGCTGTAATTCAAAGCTTTCAGGAGTTGTATTTGCAGTTTTATGTTTTACTCCATTAATAACCGCTCCGATCGTTCCGATCACACCGACTTTTTTACCTGCTTTTTCTAAAATAGACTGGATCATGTACGAAGTAGTTGTCTTACCTTTTGTTCCTGTAATTCCAACCATTTTTAGTTTACTTGCTGGATGTCCATAATAAGCTGCAGCCGTAAATGCTAATGCTCTTCTTGAACTTTCTACACGAATTACGGTAACGGCTGAGTCAACCGTAACATCCTTCTCTACGATGATCGCCTTAGCACCTTTTGCGATAACATCCGGAATAAAATCATGAGAGTCTCTTACGGTACCAGTGATGCAAACGAACACATCGCCTTCTTTAACTTTTCTAGAATCGTATACTACTTCATTTACATCAATCTCTGCATCGCCTGCAACCACTGTAAATGAAAGACCTTCTAACAAACTGCTTAACTTCATTTCTTCCTCCTATAGGCGTAAACTTGATTCGAGGCTGCCGCAAAATTCATCACGACAACCTCTACTTAAAATGCCTTT carries:
- a CDS encoding UDP-N-acetylmuramoylalanyl-D-glutamate--2,6-diaminopimelate ligase; amino-acid sequence: MKLSSLLEGLSFTVVAGDAEIDVNEVVYDSRKVKEGDVFVCITGTVRDSHDFIPDVIAKGAKAIIVEKDVTVDSAVTVIRVESSRRALAFTAAAYYGHPASKLKMVGITGTKGKTTTSYMIQSILEKAGKKVGVIGTIGAVINGVKHKTANTTPESFELQRLFSEMVEAGCEYCVMEVSSQGLKMDRVAGFTFDIGVFTNFSADHIGPNEHASMEEYLYCKSLLFRQCKVGIINRDDEAFEGAIKGHTCEIQTFGFHEDASLKADHLELVRKPGMLGVAFDVTGFMDRHIVTSIPGKFSVYNSLVALMVCKNLGIDEDYMVDALSKIQVRGRVEIVPVSDHFTIMIDYAHNAMSVESLLTTIKAYNPKRIVCVYGCGGNRSKLRRYDMGELCGAMADLSILTCDNPRDEEIEAINEDIKVGLAKSNGKYIEIMDRTEAIHYSMDHAEEGDIIILLGKGHEDYQEIKGKKYHYSELEVINEYRSKLKTFA